Proteins from a single region of Haloplanus sp. GDY1:
- the cofD gene encoding 2-phospho-L-lactate transferase translates to MVTFLAGGTGTPKLLDGVAAAFDPEAVTVVANTGDDVELGGLLVCPDLDTVLFRGGGVIDRDRWWGIDGDTTATHEELGRLAAAAGLADGDGDPAPRYLPPDRQTAGRRLARWRRFSGVAEFMEIGDRDRAVHVTRTSLLDEGLTLTEVTRRLADAFDLTADLLPMSDDPVATIVHTEAGAMHFQEYWVARRADPAVEDVEFRGASRASPTPAVRDALDDAVVIGPSNPVTSVGPIRALPGVDDALDSTPVVAVSPFVEDEVFSGPAADLMRGIGREPSTAGVADAYPFADAFVLDAADDTDLDRPVVRTDTRIDGPDDAERVVRAVADALAEVA, encoded by the coding sequence GCGACGACGTGGAACTCGGCGGGCTGTTGGTCTGTCCCGACCTCGACACCGTCCTCTTCCGAGGCGGTGGGGTGATCGACCGCGACCGGTGGTGGGGCATCGACGGCGACACGACCGCGACCCACGAGGAACTCGGCCGACTCGCCGCGGCCGCCGGACTGGCCGACGGCGACGGCGATCCCGCGCCCCGATACCTCCCCCCCGACCGCCAGACCGCCGGCCGCCGCCTCGCCCGCTGGCGCCGGTTCTCCGGCGTCGCGGAGTTCATGGAGATCGGCGACCGCGACCGGGCCGTCCACGTCACCCGCACCAGCCTGCTGGACGAGGGGCTGACCCTGACCGAGGTGACGCGTCGCCTCGCCGACGCCTTCGACCTCACCGCCGACCTCCTGCCCATGAGCGACGATCCCGTGGCGACCATCGTCCACACCGAGGCGGGCGCGATGCACTTCCAGGAGTACTGGGTCGCCCGCCGCGCCGATCCGGCCGTCGAGGACGTGGAGTTCCGCGGGGCGAGCCGTGCGTCCCCGACCCCGGCCGTCCGCGACGCCCTCGACGACGCGGTGGTGATCGGCCCCTCGAACCCGGTCACGAGCGTCGGCCCGATCCGGGCGCTCCCCGGCGTCGACGACGCCCTCGATTCGACGCCGGTCGTCGCCGTCTCGCCGTTCGTCGAGGACGAGGTCTTCTCCGGGCCGGCCGCCGACCTCATGCGCGGGATCGGGCGGGAGCCGTCGACCGCCGGCGTCGCCGACGCCTACCCCTTCGCCGACGCGTTCGTCCTCGACGCCGCCGACGACACCGACCTCGACCGCCCGGTCGTGCGGACCGACACTCGGATCGACGGCCCCGACGACGCGGAACGCGTCGTCCGCGCGGTCGCCGACGCCCTCGCGGAGGTGGCCTGA
- a CDS encoding tRNA-dihydrouridine synthase: MLALASLSGASDAEWARDGAAFADLALLGGLAVDDASRDAARDLVARGRREFLPDDPLAFADAELAALSEAPIRPGLNVRSATLDPVREAAAVCARHDAVVEINAHCRQEELCAAGCGERLLRDTGRLERYVAAASEAGATVSVKVRAEVDGVDLPETARRVAAAGADAIHVDAMDSEEVIAAVAAASDAVVVANNGVRDRATAWEYLAYGADGVSVGRPSDDPAVLRRVARAVDDWWRRAAEDGATLDRERERDREPEVPG; encoded by the coding sequence ATGCTCGCGCTCGCCAGCCTCAGCGGCGCGTCGGACGCCGAGTGGGCCCGCGACGGCGCGGCGTTCGCCGACCTCGCCCTCCTCGGCGGCCTCGCCGTCGACGACGCCTCCCGCGACGCGGCCCGCGACCTGGTGGCCCGCGGTCGCCGGGAGTTCCTCCCCGACGACCCGCTGGCCTTCGCGGACGCCGAACTCGCCGCCCTCTCGGAGGCCCCCATCCGCCCGGGACTGAACGTCCGGAGCGCGACCCTCGACCCCGTCCGCGAGGCCGCCGCGGTCTGTGCCCGCCACGACGCCGTCGTCGAGATCAACGCCCACTGCCGGCAGGAGGAGCTGTGCGCCGCCGGCTGTGGCGAACGGCTCCTCCGCGACACGGGGCGTCTGGAGCGTTACGTCGCCGCCGCGAGCGAGGCCGGCGCGACGGTGAGCGTGAAGGTGCGGGCCGAAGTCGACGGGGTCGACCTGCCCGAGACGGCCCGGCGGGTCGCGGCCGCCGGCGCGGACGCCATCCACGTCGACGCGATGGACAGCGAGGAGGTCATCGCCGCCGTCGCAGCCGCGAGCGACGCCGTCGTCGTCGCCAACAACGGCGTCCGCGACCGGGCGACGGCGTGGGAGTACCTCGCCTACGGCGCCGACGGCGTCAGCGTCGGCCGGCCGAGCGACGATCCGGCGGTCCTCCGGCGGGTCGCCCGCGCCGTCGACGACTGGTGGCGCCGCGCGGCCGAGGACGGGGCGACCCTCGACCGGGAGCGAGAGCGGGACCGGGAGCCGGAGGTGCCGGGATGA
- a CDS encoding triphosphoribosyl-dephospho-CoA synthase, producing MSGEGDRPSGRAHPRPDMTPVDHAELALLLEVASTPKPGNVDRRRDHDDLRFEHFLAGAVGARPGLRLAAGEGSDDGRPPLGEAFERAVRGMSQQDGDNTQFGCLLLLVPLVRAAATDRLSPAGAREVVESTTVDDAAAFYRAFEHVDVAVGDPPPDADALDVRRGADAVPDLRARGLTLADVMELSADRDGNAREWTTGFERTFAAAGAVRDDEGPVTDRLARAFLDLLAERPDTLVAVEHGDDAAREASRRAAAVRGDLDAAEDLAEAFHDEGINPGTTADCTAAAAFVALERGVPV from the coding sequence ATGAGCGGCGAGGGTGACCGCCCGTCGGGACGCGCTCACCCCCGTCCCGACATGACGCCCGTCGACCACGCCGAACTCGCGCTGTTGCTGGAGGTGGCGAGCACGCCGAAACCGGGCAACGTGGACCGCCGCCGCGACCACGACGACCTGCGGTTCGAGCACTTCCTCGCGGGCGCCGTGGGTGCCCGTCCCGGCCTCCGACTGGCCGCGGGCGAGGGATCCGACGACGGCCGTCCACCCCTCGGCGAGGCGTTCGAGCGGGCGGTTCGGGGCATGAGCCAGCAGGACGGCGACAACACGCAGTTCGGCTGTCTCCTCCTGCTCGTTCCGCTGGTTCGGGCGGCCGCGACGGATCGGCTCTCGCCCGCCGGCGCCCGGGAGGTGGTCGAGTCGACCACCGTCGACGACGCGGCGGCCTTCTATCGGGCCTTCGAACACGTGGACGTGGCCGTCGGCGACCCGCCGCCGGACGCGGACGCCCTCGACGTGCGACGCGGCGCCGACGCGGTGCCGGACCTCCGGGCGCGGGGGCTGACGCTCGCGGACGTGATGGAACTGAGCGCCGACCGCGACGGCAACGCCCGGGAGTGGACGACGGGGTTCGAGCGCACGTTCGCGGCCGCCGGCGCCGTCCGCGACGACGAGGGGCCGGTCACCGACCGCCTCGCGCGGGCCTTCCTCGACCTGCTGGCCGAGCGGCCGGACACGCTCGTGGCGGTCGAACACGGCGACGACGCGGCACGCGAGGCGAGCCGCCGGGCCGCGGCGGTTCGGGGCGACCTGGACGCCGCCGAGGACCTCGCCGAGGCGTTCCACGACGAGGGGATCAACCCCGGGACGACCGCCGACTGCACCGCGGCGGCGGCCTTCGTCGCCCTCGAACGGGGGGTGCCGGTGTGA
- a CDS encoding DUF447 domain-containing protein translates to MSGADWPVSLRGVTESVVATLGPNGRWNQAALGLHAPDDAGEPVTATTWGRTRTRGNFERRGGGVVQFTTDPREFVDAALDVTETDDPVREGAAAWVEVTVERLDAGEEGGTEWVRWALSPVESAVREESVPTIDRGFAAVVDATVAASRLDVPAYDTATLLDRLAYFAETVDRCGGPAERAAFARIDDLTGWRERRNESL, encoded by the coding sequence GTGAGCGGCGCGGACTGGCCCGTCTCCCTCCGCGGCGTCACCGAGTCGGTCGTGGCGACGCTCGGCCCGAACGGCCGCTGGAACCAGGCGGCGCTCGGCTTGCACGCCCCCGACGACGCCGGCGAACCGGTGACGGCGACGACGTGGGGACGCACCCGAACGCGGGGAAACTTCGAGCGCCGGGGTGGGGGTGTCGTCCAGTTCACGACCGACCCCCGGGAGTTCGTGGACGCTGCTCTCGACGTGACCGAGACGGACGACCCCGTCCGCGAGGGGGCCGCCGCGTGGGTCGAGGTGACGGTCGAGCGCCTCGACGCGGGCGAGGAGGGCGGCACCGAGTGGGTGCGCTGGGCGCTCTCGCCCGTCGAGTCGGCCGTCCGCGAGGAGTCGGTCCCGACGATCGACCGCGGGTTCGCCGCCGTCGTCGACGCGACGGTGGCGGCCTCGCGGCTGGACGTGCCCGCGTACGACACCGCGACCCTGCTCGACCGCCTCGCGTACTTCGCGGAGACGGTCGACCGCTGTGGCGGGCCGGCGGAGCGGGCGGCCTTCGCCCGCATCGACGACCTGACCGGGTGGCGGGAGCGACGGAACGAATCGCTTTAG
- a CDS encoding 30S ribosomal protein S17e, whose amino-acid sequence MAIKPKYVKQLGGILLERYPEAFNTDFETNKESVSKLTNVESKGVRNRIAGYITRKKSSAAASA is encoded by the coding sequence ATGGCCATCAAACCCAAATACGTCAAACAGCTCGGCGGCATCCTGCTGGAGCGGTATCCGGAGGCGTTCAACACGGACTTCGAGACGAACAAGGAGAGCGTCTCCAAGCTGACGAACGTCGAATCGAAGGGCGTCCGCAACCGCATCGCGGGCTACATCACGCGGAAGAAGTCGAGCGCGGCCGCTTCGGCCTGA
- a CDS encoding ATP-binding protein has product MSGTHGGSDDGGVGSPVGNGLVGLLTDSARTAGLTGWLASRFEAVPVVWRRRLGGGTVAGVGLLLIGVPVVHAVQHSVSVEGVLGDLLPLGFGVLLLLAGAWLRWGADDDMAPVVAAFWVVSSLLVSGAVSLYVLGLHAAHGHVVESPSFLVFDIAATGAVAGLLISRYDVRARTRHRRLSEQERQFRAVFEGTLDALVITDDRGRYVAANPAAADLFGLPRSELVGRRIEEFAPEGTDVEAQWTAFLEEGGQRGEFELVRADGETRTVAYAATSNVLPGRHLSALRDVTERTEHQRELDAERARIEFLNRLLRHNVLNGMNLVLAKLDALAAAVPEERRGDVDVARHRSEEIVDLVQTARRLSTDVAGGTAERRVDLTDVLSDAVADLRESYPEATVEFTPPTADPQVLADDMLGTVFDHLLTNAAEHNDPASLRVTVGVECDAETVTVSVADDGVGIPADRREQLFDDGFGHDRDWGGFGLSIVDVLVDRYGGHVRAAANEPSGVVFHVELPRADA; this is encoded by the coding sequence GTGAGCGGAACACACGGGGGCTCGGACGACGGCGGCGTCGGAAGCCCCGTCGGGAACGGCCTCGTCGGCTTGCTGACCGACTCCGCCCGAACTGCGGGGCTGACGGGGTGGCTGGCGTCGCGGTTCGAGGCCGTTCCGGTCGTGTGGCGTCGTCGCCTCGGCGGCGGCACCGTGGCCGGGGTCGGCCTCCTCCTGATCGGGGTGCCGGTCGTCCACGCGGTCCAGCACTCGGTCTCCGTCGAGGGGGTTCTCGGCGACCTGCTGCCCCTCGGGTTCGGCGTCCTGTTGCTCCTGGCCGGGGCGTGGCTGCGCTGGGGTGCCGACGACGACATGGCGCCGGTGGTGGCGGCGTTCTGGGTCGTGAGTAGCCTCCTGGTGAGCGGCGCCGTCTCGCTGTACGTCCTCGGCCTGCACGCGGCCCACGGCCACGTCGTCGAGTCGCCCTCGTTTCTCGTGTTCGACATCGCCGCGACGGGCGCCGTCGCCGGACTCCTCATCAGCCGCTACGACGTGCGGGCACGGACCCGTCACCGACGGCTGAGCGAGCAGGAACGCCAGTTCCGGGCCGTCTTCGAGGGGACGCTCGACGCCCTCGTCATCACCGACGACCGGGGGCGGTACGTGGCGGCGAACCCGGCGGCCGCCGACCTGTTCGGCCTCCCCCGGTCGGAACTGGTCGGCAGACGGATCGAGGAGTTCGCACCCGAGGGGACGGACGTGGAGGCACAGTGGACCGCGTTCCTCGAGGAGGGTGGGCAGCGCGGCGAGTTCGAACTCGTGCGTGCGGACGGCGAGACCCGGACCGTCGCCTACGCCGCCACCTCGAACGTCCTTCCGGGCCGGCACCTCTCGGCGCTGCGGGACGTGACCGAGCGCACCGAGCACCAGCGGGAACTCGACGCGGAGCGTGCCCGGATCGAGTTCCTGAATCGGCTGCTCAGGCACAACGTCCTCAACGGGATGAACCTCGTGCTGGCGAAACTCGACGCGCTGGCGGCGGCGGTGCCCGAGGAGCGACGCGGGGACGTCGACGTGGCCCGCCACCGGAGCGAGGAGATCGTCGACCTGGTCCAGACCGCGCGGCGTCTCTCCACCGACGTCGCCGGAGGGACGGCCGAACGGCGGGTCGACCTCACGGACGTGCTCTCGGACGCGGTGGCGGACCTCCGGGAGTCCTACCCCGAGGCGACCGTCGAGTTCACCCCGCCGACCGCCGACCCCCAGGTCCTGGCCGACGACATGCTGGGGACGGTGTTCGACCACCTCCTGACGAACGCGGCCGAACACAACGATCCGGCGTCGCTGCGCGTCACCGTCGGCGTCGAGTGCGACGCGGAGACGGTCACGGTGAGCGTCGCCGACGACGGCGTGGGCATCCCCGCCGACCGCCGCGAGCAACTGTTCGACGACGGGTTCGGCCACGACCGCGACTGGGGTGGGTTCGGGCTCTCCATCGTCGACGTGCTCGTCGACAGGTACGGCGGCCACGTGCGGGCGGCGGCCAACGAGCCCAGCGGCGTCGTGTTCCACGTCGAACTCCCGCGTGCCGACGCGTAG